CTTTGCTGGGATTATACTCTCCATTCTTGGGGTGCTTTTGGTGTTGGTGAGCAAGGATCTTACCTTAGTCGCTAGCCCACTTGGAATAGGTCTGATGTTTATGGCGGTTATGGCCACCATTGGTTATGGTGTTGTTATTAAGCGGCTGACGAAAAGCTATAACATCTTTACCATTACCACCTACCAAAACTCCATTGGATCGCTCTTCTTTATTCCCCTCTTCTTTTCGCTGGAGTTCGATCATTTTATGGCGGTTCCCTTTACCTTCGATGAGTTTTTGTTGGCTATGCTCATGACCATCTTTGCATCTACGCTTGCCTTTCTCCTTTTTGGTTACGCCATAAAACATTTGGGAATCAACAAGGCCAGCATCTTTAATAACGCTATTCCTGTAATTACAGCCATCGTTGCCTTTTTTGTGCTGGGCGAAATGCTTACGCCAATTCAGTTGCTGGGTATGGGTGTTGTGATTGGTGGTGTGCTGCTTTCGCAGTTAAATCGTGAACATCTTCGGAAGGCACACAGTATGGTAAAAGTTGGATATAACTATGCTCGAGTTAGAAAGTCTTAAGGAGCGCGCCGATAAGGAGGTTGCGAAAACGAAGTTATTCTTTCAACGGCTGAAAAAGCGTAAGCCGACAAAGCTCGATGGTATTGTGCAGGAGTTGCACGAGGAAGCCTTTGATCGGATTGATTGCTTGGATTGTGCCAACTGCTGTAAATCTATCAGTCCTAGCATTACTGACCGAGACATTGATCGTATGGCGAAGGAGTTACGCATTCGGCCCTCGGAGGTAATTAGCCGCTATCTCTACCTCGATAGCGATGGCGATTATGTGTATAAGTGTCAACCTTGCCCATTCTTGATGGCCGATAACTACTGCTCAATATACGAAAGCCGACCGAAAGCTTGCAGGGAATATCCCCATACTGATCGGCGTAAGTTCGATCAACTGTTGGATCTTACGATTAAGAATACATACGTTTGTCCTGCGGCGTTCCACATTGTGGAGCAAATGAAAAAGCACCCGGGATTGCTCTAGGGAACCATGATACGTACCGAAGCATGCACAATAGAGACCTTTAGTTCGGCACCCATGCTGCCTGGCTCGCCGTCGTAGTGCACGTATCCGGCTTCCTTGCGGTAGAGTATCGCCTCCTTGGCTCTAATGGTTTCTACATATTTGGAACCATTAATCAACTTCGTAAACATCCTAACGGCGAAGATAGGCGCTATGTAGAGCGGGAATTTCTTAACTATCACAATATCCATCATCCCATCAGAGGCATTGGCCTGTGGAGCAATAAAAGCGTTGTTGCCATACTGTGAAGCGTTAGCAAACGTTACCATAAAGGCGCTTCGCTCAAGCGTTTCTCCATTTGCAACGATAGTATACTGTTGCTCCCTAAAGGCAAAATACTCCTTGGTGGTGATTTTTGCGTAGGTTGATAGGCCACGTGTGCTAGCCTCGGCAAAGCGATTGCCTATAAGCGCATCGAATCCAACTCCGGAAGTGCAGAAGAAAACGTGGTTGTTTATTACCCCGTTATCGATGTTTATTACATTCCCATTGTTGATTACTTTAATAGCCTTTGTAATATTCATGGGGATTCCCAAGTGTCGAGCCAATCCATTGCCCGAACCGGTGGGGAGGATACCCATTTCGAGTGCAGTTCCCGCCACGGCTTTGGCTACCTCGTTAACCGTCCCATCACCTCCTACAGCAATTACTTTGGTGTAACCCTGCTTGTGGTAAGCATTTACTATTTCAGTGGCCTCGCCGGCAAACTTTGTGGTCACAATCTTGTAATTGTAGCGGTCGGAAAGCTTCTCTCTGATGATTTTTAGCGCTTTGTCGCGCTTACCAGTGCCCGAAACCGGGTTAACTATAAAAACAATCTTCTCTTTTTCGGTCACCATTATTGACAACTTCAATGCTCGGTTAAATATCTTGACTCTCCGTTTTTATTGCTAATCATGAGTCAAGGGTTGGATCACAAAGAAACGAAATATTGCTAATGCGACCACTTCTTTACTGCTGGATTTTAAGTGATTTATCTCATTAATTAAAACGTTTATCAGTTCAATCAATGCGTTGGCATGTGAATTTTATTCATTTGCCAATGATTATAAAATAATTTCGCGGAATAATCGTTGGATGGAGTGTAATGCTTAATAGTTGTATTCAATGGCTTTTAACCTAACTTGGAGTAAGGGCCGTTTCGTACAATTAGTTAACTTTACGCCCACTAAAAACGACATGAGAAAGAAAATTGGGCTTACACTCGTTGCAATATCACTTCTATGTAGTGCTCTCATGGCACAAAGTGGAGGAGAAGCTACCTATTCGTTTTTGAGGCTACCAGTTTCGGCACGAGCCTCGGCTTTGGGCGGCGAGGCGGTGGGTCTTTGGGACAACGATGCTGGGCTGGTTCTTCAATGTCCATCACTTATGAACGCCTCCACTACCAAACAACTATCGCTCGCCTATATAAGCTACTATGCCGATATTAGCTATGGCAGCATTGGTTTGGTTTACGATTTTGGGAAGTTGGGCACCATGGCCTTTGGCTTGTCCGGGATCAATTACGGTAGTTTCGATGCTGCCGATGAAGTTGGAAATATCACGGGTAGCTTTCGCGCATCGGAGTACTTTGCAAACATATCTTGGGCCCGCCCAATTAACGAACGATTTCAGTTTGGGGCTTCCTTTAAGCCGGTTTACTCAGCCTTGGAGTCCTATGTATCCTATGGTTTTGCTCTCGATATGGGAACTACCTACCACTCCACTGATAGCCTTTTTGCTGCAACCCTTATGTTTCGCAATGCAGGAACACAGGTTAAAACCTATACCGGTGAGCGGGAGCCATTGCCTTCTGAGGTTGTTGCCGGTGTTTCCTTGAAAATGCGGCATGCTCCATTTCGGATTCTGGCCACTTTCGACCAGCTTCAGGATATGAATGTTTACTTCAAACGGCCCGAAAAAAACACTGATCCCTTTGCAACAGGCGAAACCACCACCAAAAGCCAATCGGCCGTGGAGCGTTTTGGAAACGAGGTTCTTTCGCATACCACCGCAGGCGTTGAGTTTAATCCCCTTCGTGGTTTTTACCTTCGTGGAGGTTATTCTTTTCGGCGACGCAACGAACTCAAGCTGGTTGATCGTCCGGCAATGGTTGGTTTTAGCTGGGGATTTGGACTTAAAATCCGAAGGCTGATGTTTAATTATGCTCGTTCCAACTACCATATTAGCGGTGGCTCCAACGTTTTCTCCGTTACCGTGAATCTTGGTGAGAGGAGATAGGCAACAGGAATACAACGTGGTTTGCCTTATGAAGTCCTGCAAGTCACGGTGACTCTACAACTGTTCTTGATATCTGTTTCTTTGATGCTTAATTGTCAAATTGCAGTATTCATTTAACTTCTTCTAGTTTAGCAATCGTTTGTTGCAATTTTCAACCTTCATTTTCGCTACTTCTCCGTTTTTAGCCCTACTATTTTTGTTACCTTTGCTTGCTTAAAACGATTAAGGATGCCTTCGAAAAAAATTACGATTGCTATTGATGGTTACTCTTCCTGTGGCAAGAGCACTTTTGCTAAAGCAATTGCTAAGGAGTATGGATATATTTTTATTGATAGCGGAGCAATGTATCGTGCCGTCACCCTTTATGCGCTAAACAGAGGTGCTGTAAC
This window of the Williamwhitmania taraxaci genome carries:
- a CDS encoding DMT family transporter, with the protein product MLKSKSFLVYLAVVLAQVFWAMTFIWYRQFFLLYGPYPVTLVLFRLVFSSILLVAVTLLLGKLERIKPGDLKFFVILAFFEPFVYFMGEAYGMTMLSSTVASVIISTIPLIAPIGAYFFHQERLTWVNFAGIILSILGVLLVLVSKDLTLVASPLGIGLMFMAVMATIGYGVVIKRLTKSYNIFTITTYQNSIGSLFFIPLFFSLEFDHFMAVPFTFDEFLLAMLMTIFASTLAFLLFGYAIKHLGINKASIFNNAIPVITAIVAFFVLGEMLTPIQLLGMGVVIGGVLLSQLNREHLRKAHSMVKVGYNYARVRKS
- a CDS encoding YkgJ family cysteine cluster protein; translation: MLELESLKERADKEVAKTKLFFQRLKKRKPTKLDGIVQELHEEAFDRIDCLDCANCCKSISPSITDRDIDRMAKELRIRPSEVISRYLYLDSDGDYVYKCQPCPFLMADNYCSIYESRPKACREYPHTDRRKFDQLLDLTIKNTYVCPAAFHIVEQMKKHPGLL
- a CDS encoding diacylglycerol/lipid kinase family protein, with amino-acid sequence MVTEKEKIVFIVNPVSGTGKRDKALKIIREKLSDRYNYKIVTTKFAGEATEIVNAYHKQGYTKVIAVGGDGTVNEVAKAVAGTALEMGILPTGSGNGLARHLGIPMNITKAIKVINNGNVINIDNGVINNHVFFCTSGVGFDALIGNRFAEASTRGLSTYAKITTKEYFAFREQQYTIVANGETLERSAFMVTFANASQYGNNAFIAPQANASDGMMDIVIVKKFPLYIAPIFAVRMFTKLINGSKYVETIRAKEAILYRKEAGYVHYDGEPGSMGAELKVSIVHASVRIMVP
- the porQ gene encoding type IX secretion system protein PorQ, encoding MRKKIGLTLVAISLLCSALMAQSGGEATYSFLRLPVSARASALGGEAVGLWDNDAGLVLQCPSLMNASTTKQLSLAYISYYADISYGSIGLVYDFGKLGTMAFGLSGINYGSFDAADEVGNITGSFRASEYFANISWARPINERFQFGASFKPVYSALESYVSYGFALDMGTTYHSTDSLFAATLMFRNAGTQVKTYTGEREPLPSEVVAGVSLKMRHAPFRILATFDQLQDMNVYFKRPEKNTDPFATGETTTKSQSAVERFGNEVLSHTTAGVEFNPLRGFYLRGGYSFRRRNELKLVDRPAMVGFSWGFGLKIRRLMFNYARSNYHISGGSNVFSVTVNLGERR